One genomic window of Streptomyces sp. WP-1 includes the following:
- the hypA gene encoding hydrogenase maturation nickel metallochaperone HypA: MHELSIASAIVEQAEEIARADGADRVSAVTVRVGELSGVVPDALDFAFEVARDGTALADARLVVEAVPALAWCDGCAAEFAVGMPPFFWCPHCDRPSQELRSGRELEITGVDT, translated from the coding sequence GTGCACGAACTGTCGATCGCGTCGGCGATCGTGGAGCAGGCCGAGGAGATCGCCCGCGCGGACGGTGCGGACCGGGTGTCCGCGGTGACCGTCCGGGTCGGCGAGCTGTCCGGGGTGGTGCCCGACGCGCTGGACTTCGCCTTCGAGGTGGCCCGCGACGGTACGGCGCTCGCGGACGCCCGGCTCGTGGTGGAGGCGGTGCCCGCGCTGGCGTGGTGCGACGGGTGCGCCGCGGAGTTCGCGGTGGGCATGCCGCCGTTCTTCTGGTGCCCGCACTGCGACCGGCCCTCCCAGGAGCTGCGCAGCGGACGCGAGCTGGAGATCACGGGCGTCGATACGTAG